The following DNA comes from Candidatus Methylomirabilota bacterium.
CGGCGGAGGCAGAGACATCCGCTTTCACAGTCACCGCCTTCACAGGGAGCCCCTCGAACTCCCGGAGGGCCGATTGGGCTGCTCCGTCGTCGCCATGATAATTCAGGACGACGTCGCACCCATCCTGGGCGAGGCGGTAGGCGATCGCCTTGCCGATCCCCTTGGTGCCGCCGGTAATCACCGCAACCCGTCGCGATTGTACTCGCATAATCCCTTACTTATTACCAATACCCTAGGAGCCTGTCGGAGAAAAAAGCGCACGGCACACAGTATGCGTACTGGACACGCGGGCCGTCCGCGCTATACTGGTCCCATGAAAACATTCAAGCCGTACAACCCCGACCAGCTGTTCCTGTTGCCCCCGGCCCTGCGTGACTGGCTTCCCGAAGGCCACCTGGTGCTGTTCATCAGCGATGTGGTGGATGTGCTCGATCTGACGTCGATCGTCGCCGCCTACGACGAGGGCGACGGGCGCGGGCAGCCGCCGTACCACCCGGCGATGATGGTAAAGCTGCTGGTGTACGCCTACTGCATGGGGAAGCCATCCTCGCGCCAGATCGAGCGCGCGACCCACGAGGAGATCCCCTACCGGATCCTGGCGGCCAACCAGCATCCCGATCACGACAGCCTGGCCGCCTTTCGGCAGCGCCACCTGGCCGCCCTCGCGGGGCTGTTCGCCCAGGTGCTCCAGCTCTGCCAGCGGGCCGGGCTGGTGCGCTTGGGGCACGTAGCACTGGACGGGACCAAGGTCCTGGCCAATGCCTCCAAGCACAAGGCGATGAGCTACAGCCGGATGGGCGAGACCGAGCAGAAACTTGAACAGGAGGTCGCAGCCCTCCTCGCCCAGGCTGCGGCCGTCGACGCGGCGGAGGACGCCCAGCAGGGGACGGGCCGTTGCGGCGACACGTTGCCCGCCGAGCTGGCCCGCCGCGAGAGTCGGCTCGCCAAGATCCGGGAGGCCAAGGCCGCGCTGGAGGCGGAGGCGACCGCGCAAGCCGTCCAGGCCGCGGCCGCCGCGCAGGCGAAGCTGACCGAGCGAGCGCAGCGGGCACGCGAGACCGGCCGGACCCCCACAGGACGGCCCCCCACGGTCCCTGACCCGACCACCGCTACCCCGAGACCGAAGGCCCAACGCAACTTCACCGACCCTGAGTCTCGGATCATGAAGGATGGGGCGACGAAGAGTTTCGTCCAGGCC
Coding sequences within:
- a CDS encoding SDR family NAD(P)-dependent oxidoreductase, whose amino-acid sequence is MRVQSRRVAVITGGTKGIGKAIAYRLAQDGCDVVLNYHGDDGAAQSALREFEGLPVKAVTVKADVSASA